GCAACAACACACAGAAAACATTCTTTCTATTCTTCGTAGTTAATAACAATAATATCGCCTTCTAATTTATAAAGTGAGTCAATGTTTAAATCATAATTATGAGTGATCTTTTCTCACTTTTCTAATCCGTTGCAATCGGATGTTTCGCCAGCCCTTTCAAGCATGGCTGTATTATTAGCGATGCCAGGGAGCCTTATTTGTTATTCAGTAGAGTGTCTCGAAAATATTAACTTAGTTTTAATTCATTGTCCCTCATGTGGGGCAATCGAGTAATAACGACGAAGATGCCTCAGTTTTAGGGTTCTTTCGTCTCGTGCAGGGCTAGAGAGGGTTTAATAATGTCACGAAATTTAAGTGTAGGAATTGTTGCCGACTGGTTAGTAGGATTCGCCGGGGCAGAGAGAGTGATCGCTGAATTTATTGAACTGTTCCCTGCATCGGAAATTTATTCGGTAGTGGATTTTTTGTCCGATGACTCCCGTCATCTTTTTCATGATAAGAAAGCCACGACCTCATTTATCCAGCGCCTGCCGGGAGCTAAAAAGAAATATCAAACCTATTTACCTTTAATGCCGCTTGCTATCGAGCAGCTGGACGTAACGAAGCACGATATTGTGTTATCCAGTAGCCATGCGGTTGCAAAAGGGGTGTTAACTGGCCCGGATCAGCTTCATATCAGCTATGTTCATTCTCCCATTCGCTATGCCTGGGATTTCCAGCACCAATACTTGCGTGAGTCTGGGATGGATAAAGGCCTGAAGGGTAAGCTGGCGCGCTGGATGTTGCATAACATTCGTATGTGGGATTATCGCACCGCCAATGGCGTTGATTACTTTATAGCTAACTCCCACTTTATTGCCCGTCGTATCAAAAAAGTGTATGGCAGAGATGCTGATGTGATCTATCCACCTGTAGATGTTGATCGCTTCACCTTGCGTGAGCAGAAAGATGATTTCTACTTCACTGCCTCACGTATGGTGCCGTACAAGCGCATCGATCTGATTGTTGAAGCCTTCAGCCGTATGCCAGATAAGAAACTGGTAGTGATCGGGGATGGTTCAGAAATGGCAAAAATCAAATCGAAGGCAACGTCGAATGTAGAGATCCTGGGCTATCAACCTAATGACGTGATGCAGGATCATATGCAGCGCGCCAAAGCGTTCGTCTTTGGGGCTGAAGAAGATTTTGGCATCACTCCAGTCGAGGCTCAGGCATGCGGTACCCCGGTGATTGCCTTCGGTAAGGGGGGAGCGCTGGAAACCATTCGTCCTTACGGTGAAGAACGTCCCAGTGGCTTGTTCTTTTATGAGCAATCAGCTGAAGCCATTGTCGATGCTGTAGAGAAGTTCGATTTGGTGCGTGATGAGATACTGCCCGCCGACTGCCGTGCTAATGCAATGCGCTTCTCCGCAGAACGTTTCCACACTGAGTTGGATTGCTATATCGATAGTAAATGGAAGGCATTTAAGCTGAGTAAAGAAGTAAGCTACTCATGATCGTAAAACTATAACTGCTCTGTACCAGACTTTGGAAGGGTAGAACATTTCCTGATTTTTTAATCTCAATGCTTAAAGGCTCACATATGTGCAAAACAATGTTAGTTGTGGTTTTGTATGATAAAACTTATAAAGACTCGCTAACACTAAACTGCCTGATGAACAAAGAATACACAGAGGCGGACTTGCTGATTATCAATGTCGGCCCTAAGTCATTAGAATTCGATAAAGAATTTATTCACACGCTAGGTTTTTTTGTTAGTGATATTTATATCAAGGAAGTTTTAGATGGTGCTCCAATAGGTGATGTTTACAATAGTATTGTTAAGGAAAGTAATGATTATGAACGTTTTATCATTCTGGACGATGATTGTAAGCTGAGTAAAGGCTATCTGAAAAAATTGGATATATATCGTACTAATGATATTGATTTGCAAATACCGCATATCAGTGACAGAAATCATAGTGAAATTCACTACCCTGTGATAAATGAATCTGTTCCGATGAGTAATGACGGTCTGATAGTCAATCAATACGATCGGGTGAAAACTATTGGCGTTGGGCTGGTTATTTATCGTTCGTTAATAACCAAGTTTCGGTCCCTTGAAATGGATGTATTTAGCAGTGATTTCAAACTGCACGATGTTGATTCTGATTTCTTCGATAGACTGAATTTGTTAAAAAATAAAAAAATCGCTACTGGAATACAAATAGCGGGGACTATGGGTTGCCTTTCATCACAGAAAAACGACACATACAATAAACTATCTTCAGTAAAACGAATTTATAACAGAGTACTTGGGGTTAGAAATTAACTATCAATAAGGTGATATTGTAGCCGTGTCTGGCTGAATGTGCTTGTCTGGGTTTTTAAAATATACGTATACCAACAATATAGATTAATGGTTGTGCTGAAGGAGTTATACAGATCTTAGGGTTAAATAATTTCTGTATTAACTTCTGTTTCCTGAGTCGTGTTGGGATAACGAATTCTTCCATTTATTAAGGTGTCTGATTTACTGTGTTAGCAGCAATGGTCAAGTGTTGTAAGTCTTTATGAGTCATGTTTGTTTTATGAAAATAATAATATTTCATTATTTTGCAAATAATCATCAATTAATGTGTCGCTAAACAGGGTGATATCTCGATGAGTCTGTTGTCTAATCTAAAGTGGAACGCATTATCTCAGTTTTTTAAAATATTCGTCCAGGCAGTAAATCTTATCTATCTTGCTAAGATAATCCCACCTGCACAGTATGGTCTAATGGCCATGGCTGTAGTAGTGATCAATCTTGGTATTTTACTACGCGATTTGGGAACAGCGGCTGCAATTATTCAGAAGAAGAAATTGAGCAACGATTTGATCAATTCCATCTTCTGGCTAAATGTTGCCATGGGGGTGTCATTATGTTGCATCATCGCAATCCTCGCAAAACCATTATCATCACTATATGGGCACCCTGAACTTCAGTTAGTATTAATGTTGCTTGGTTTGTCGTTCCCTCTATCAAGTTGCGCTGCCACACATCTGGCTTTACTTGAGCGTGAATCCAGATTTAAAACAACTTCAAAAATTGAAGTCACATCTGCAATAACATCAGTTATTGTCGCAGTAGTTATGGCACACCTTGGTTTTGGGGTATATAGCCTTGTTGCTCAAGCTATTACGTTAAATTTAATGTCTGCTATTCAGTTTTGGGTTGTGTCTGACTGGAGACCATCTTTAAGTAAGTTTATTCGTTGGAGTGATATCAAAGAGATTTTTTCATTCAGTACTAATCTTTCATTATTCAATCTGATAAACTATTTTTCACGCAATGCAGATAGCTTTATTGTTGGGAAGTACATGTCGGCAACCATTTTAGGACAATATAATCTGGCCTACCGTATTATGTTATTCCCTTTATTATGTCTGACATTTGTCGCAACACGTTCCCTTTACCCTATTTTAAGCCAACATCAGGATGATAACGAAAAAGTTGAAAAAACATATCTAAATACTGTGTTCATTATTCTGGTGATCACCGCTCCAATGATGACCATTATTGGGTATTATAGCTTCCCGCTAATACGAGTTGTTTTTGGTGATCAGTGGTTAAAAACTGCCGAGATATTAAAATGGTTAGCACCAACTGCTATCTTACAATCTGTTCTGAGTACATCCGGAGCAGTGTTTATGTCCAAAGGAAGGACAGATCTTCTACTCAGATTAGGTATACTTGCAGCGATTTTGCAGGGAACTGCTTTCATCCTCGGTGTGCGATATGATATTACTACTTTCGCTATGTTTTATCTAATTGCTAACATTATTAACTTCTTCCCTTTGATGTACTATATGTTGAAGATTATGGGTGGTAGTTTTGCAAACCTTTTTTTAAAGATATACCCCATATTTATTGCTGTTGGCGCGATGTTTGTTTTCATGCGATTTATTAGTCATACTTACTCTGAATCTAGTATTAATGGGATAGTAAGTCTATCATGGGTGTTTATTTGCAACTTCTCATTTTATTTCTTGTGCATTATTGCAATGTCGAAAACTTCTCGCCGATTTATCTTTAGCAAGCTGAGGCTGAAGTCAGAAAAAGTCTGACTAACAAGCGCAGCAGAATTTTTTTAAATAATTATTTAATTACAAAGCTTACCATACTTAGTTAATCATTAACGGTTTTTCTGATCGGGTATATTCATATGAATACACTACAGCAACGTATACACATCACTTCAGACTTTACCTATAAAAATCTTCTAACGAAGATTTCTCTGGCTTTTTCGGACTTGATTTTTTTCAATGCTGCACTATTTGTTGCGCTGGCGCTGATTGAATCACTTTCACACTCACCGCTTGCCGATATTTCTGCCAAAGATCTCAATTTAAAAATCATTACACATATTTGTCTTTCGGTTATTTGTGTCGGTTGGTTCTGGGTTCGTCTGCGTCACTTTACCTATCGCAAACCTTTCTGGTTCGAACTTAAGGAAATTATCCGTACTGTTCTTATTTTCTCTGTGATCGACCTGGCTATTACTGCGTTGTCACAGTGGCAGATGTCACGTTTTGTCTGGGCTCTTACCTGGTTGCTGGCTTTAATCGTTATTCCTATTGGACGAGCCATTGCACGCCGCTTGCTGAATCATTTTGGGATGTGGAAAAAACAGACTGTAATCATTGGCAGCAGTAAGAACGCCCAGGAGGCCTGGAAGGCTCTGCAAAGCGAAGAAGTGATGGGATATGATGTTGTTGCTTATTATGATGTTGACGGTAAATGCCCTCAAGCAAGCATCTCCGGTATTCCAGTATTACGTAATGAACAAGACCTTTGGTTACTGACCAATCCTGAAACTCAGTTTATTGTCGCAGTTGAGTCTGAACAAAGTCAGTATCGTGATACCTGGCTCAAAACTTTGGCACGACGTAATTGCCGTTCGGTTTCTGTCATTCCTACTTTGCGTGGTGTACCACTATACGGTACTGACATGGCCTATATCTTCAGCCATGAAGTGATGATTCTGCGCGTTAACAACAATCTTGCGAAACGTACCTCGCGCTTCCTGAAGCGTGCGTTTGATATTGTTGGCGCGCTTAGCATTATCATCGCGCTGTCCCCGGCTCTGTTGATTCTTGGCTATCTCGTCAGTCGTGATGGTGGCAACCCGATTTACGGTCATGAACGCGTTGGTCTCAATGGCCGTAAGTTTAAATGTCTCAAATTCCGCTCAATGGTGATCAACTCCAAAGAGGTGCTGGAAGAGGTACTGCGAACAGATCCGGTGGCACGAGCTGAGTGGGATAAAGATTACAAACTGAAAAATGACCCTCGTATTACCAAAGTTGGTCACTTTATCCGTAAAACCAGTCTGGATGAGTTGCCACAGCTGTGGAATGTGGTACGTGGCGATATGAGTCTGGTAGGGCCGCGTCCTGTTATCGAAGATGAACTGAGTCGTTACGCTGGTGATGTCGATTATTACCTGATGGCGAAACCAGGCATGACGGGATTGTGGCAGGTCAGCGGTCGTAACGATGTTGATTATGAAACACGCGTTTACTTTGATTCCTGGTATGTCAAAAACTGGTCACTATGGAATGACATTGCGATTTTATTTAAAACGGTAGGCGTAGTGCTGAAACGCGACGGCGCTTATTAATTTCCTCTAACTTATTCTATGGAGCTAATGTGATAAAAAGCGATAGACTTATCACGCAGTTGCAAAATAAATTCATCGAATATGCGATAGAGAACTTATCTCTTCAAATGCCGTACAACAAGATGAACTATTTTGTATATGATATTCATCATTTCTTATTGGCGTTGAGCCGAGGCGAGATTAACTCTCGATCGAGAAACATCGTTTTGCTTTTTAATAATGAACTGGAGGTTTTTATTCTCCAGTCGATTTGTGATGTTTCCTTTGTGGCTCTTGATGTTCGCAGTCTTGATGTATTCGACTTCTTTAACGGAGAGAAGGCTTTTAAGAAAGTAAAGCCGTTCAAAGAAAAGGATGATAGTGCCAGAATGCGGGTTTTCCTCCTTATCTTGCGTGGTTGGGATGATGAGAAAATTTGTCATTCACTATTTATTACTATGAAAAAGCTGAAGGAATATAAATCACAGC
The window above is part of the Pantoea cypripedii genome. Proteins encoded here:
- a CDS encoding lipopolysaccharide biosynthesis protein, which codes for MSLLSNLKWNALSQFFKIFVQAVNLIYLAKIIPPAQYGLMAMAVVVINLGILLRDLGTAAAIIQKKKLSNDLINSIFWLNVAMGVSLCCIIAILAKPLSSLYGHPELQLVLMLLGLSFPLSSCAATHLALLERESRFKTTSKIEVTSAITSVIVAVVMAHLGFGVYSLVAQAITLNLMSAIQFWVVSDWRPSLSKFIRWSDIKEIFSFSTNLSLFNLINYFSRNADSFIVGKYMSATILGQYNLAYRIMLFPLLCLTFVATRSLYPILSQHQDDNEKVEKTYLNTVFIILVITAPMMTIIGYYSFPLIRVVFGDQWLKTAEILKWLAPTAILQSVLSTSGAVFMSKGRTDLLLRLGILAAILQGTAFILGVRYDITTFAMFYLIANIINFFPLMYYMLKIMGGSFANLFLKIYPIFIAVGAMFVFMRFISHTYSESSINGIVSLSWVFICNFSFYFLCIIAMSKTSRRFIFSKLRLKSEKV
- a CDS encoding glycosyltransferase family 4 protein, which produces MSRNLSVGIVADWLVGFAGAERVIAEFIELFPASEIYSVVDFLSDDSRHLFHDKKATTSFIQRLPGAKKKYQTYLPLMPLAIEQLDVTKHDIVLSSSHAVAKGVLTGPDQLHISYVHSPIRYAWDFQHQYLRESGMDKGLKGKLARWMLHNIRMWDYRTANGVDYFIANSHFIARRIKKVYGRDADVIYPPVDVDRFTLREQKDDFYFTASRMVPYKRIDLIVEAFSRMPDKKLVVIGDGSEMAKIKSKATSNVEILGYQPNDVMQDHMQRAKAFVFGAEEDFGITPVEAQACGTPVIAFGKGGALETIRPYGEERPSGLFFYEQSAEAIVDAVEKFDLVRDEILPADCRANAMRFSAERFHTELDCYIDSKWKAFKLSKEVSYS
- the wbaP gene encoding undecaprenyl-phosphate galactose phosphotransferase WbaP, whose protein sequence is MNTLQQRIHITSDFTYKNLLTKISLAFSDLIFFNAALFVALALIESLSHSPLADISAKDLNLKIITHICLSVICVGWFWVRLRHFTYRKPFWFELKEIIRTVLIFSVIDLAITALSQWQMSRFVWALTWLLALIVIPIGRAIARRLLNHFGMWKKQTVIIGSSKNAQEAWKALQSEEVMGYDVVAYYDVDGKCPQASISGIPVLRNEQDLWLLTNPETQFIVAVESEQSQYRDTWLKTLARRNCRSVSVIPTLRGVPLYGTDMAYIFSHEVMILRVNNNLAKRTSRFLKRAFDIVGALSIIIALSPALLILGYLVSRDGGNPIYGHERVGLNGRKFKCLKFRSMVINSKEVLEEVLRTDPVARAEWDKDYKLKNDPRITKVGHFIRKTSLDELPQLWNVVRGDMSLVGPRPVIEDELSRYAGDVDYYLMAKPGMTGLWQVSGRNDVDYETRVYFDSWYVKNWSLWNDIAILFKTVGVVLKRDGAY